In a single window of the Zea mays cultivar B73 chromosome 5, Zm-B73-REFERENCE-NAM-5.0, whole genome shotgun sequence genome:
- the LOC100276890 gene encoding photosystem II D1 precursor processing protein PSB27-H2, chloroplastic codes for MSSPPPPPMSTLHKCCSSPSQPSPKLPPKLQRAPDSRHRPICGGARLSVTRRAHAASLLLLGLAGGAVPAPVRAAEDDGSSGGEGVLGAIKSIFDPNETTKAGKVLPKAYLKAAREVVRTLRESLEEDDGGDMARFRRNADAAKESIRAFLGGWRGQQAVADEESYVALEKAIRSLAEFYSKAGPSASLPQDVKNKILDDLSAADAYL; via the exons ATGTCTTCCCCTCCGCCGCCTCCGATGTCCACTCTGCACAAGTGCTGCTCGTCGCCGTCGCAGCCATCACCTAAGCTACCGCCTAAGCTGCAGCGAGCTCCGGACAGCAGGCACAGGCCTATCT GCGGCGGAGCCAGGCTGTCGGTCACCAGGAGAGCTCACGCCGCCTCCCTCCTCCTCCTCGGCCTGGCGGGCGGTGCGGTGCCGGCGCCGGTCAGGGCGGCGGAGGACGACGGGAGCAGCGGAGGGGAGGGCGTCCTCGGCGCCATCAAGTCCATCTTCGACCCCAACGAGACGACCAAGGCCGGGAAGGTGCTGCCCAAGGCGTACCTCAAGGCGGCCAGGGAGGTGGTGCGCACGCTCCGCGAGTCGCTGGAGGAGGACGACGGTGGCGACATGGCCAGGTTCCGCCGCAACGCCGACGCCGCCAAGGAGTCCATCAGGGCGTTCCTGGGCGGGTGGAGGGGCCAGCAGGCCGTCGCCGACGAG GAGTCGTACGTCGCGCTGGAGAAGGCGATCAGGTCGCTGGCCGAGTTCTACTCCAAGGCAGGGCCGTCCGCCTCGCTTCCACAGGACGTCAAGAACAAGATCCTCGATGACCTCAGCGCCGCAGACGCCTACCTGTAG